A portion of the Lusitaniella coriacea LEGE 07157 genome contains these proteins:
- a CDS encoding glycosyltransferase family 4 protein: protein MLYVSNGCMPSRAANSIQMAKMAQAFAAKLKNFELVTSGDLSVSLKGMDSFFQDWYGLEERFKVVRLPLKFKQSYPLKEGYYLPQGYLKIAGIYTCSKAPALIYSRNTLVVDFFLKLGFPVLWEWHEPIDSNSAYCKFLKAENLVGVVTTLPQIAETFFLQGYDRAQLLIAPNAADINNILPHQTKESARSQLSLSTERKIILYSGSLYDYKGIPTILDVARMMPECEFILVGGREETVRKIEEKGIKNVCLTGHVKQSKLSSYLYAADVLLLPTSQSWELADFTCPLKLFDYMASQRPIVASALPTIMTVVRDGENALLAEPDNPVAFRDAIARLLENLPLSRDIADRAFQEVQQLTWDNRAEQIIQFIQQRLNAMQFEPKTAMEYWKNYIQMAIDA from the coding sequence ATGCTTTATGTCTCTAATGGTTGTATGCCATCTAGAGCAGCAAATTCTATTCAAATGGCAAAAATGGCACAAGCTTTTGCTGCAAAGCTGAAAAATTTTGAGCTGGTTACCAGTGGCGATTTGAGTGTGAGTTTGAAAGGAATGGATTCTTTTTTCCAAGATTGGTACGGTCTTGAGGAGAGGTTTAAGGTTGTCCGTCTTCCTTTGAAGTTTAAACAAAGTTATCCTTTGAAAGAAGGGTATTATCTGCCACAAGGCTATTTGAAGATTGCTGGAATTTATACTTGTTCAAAAGCACCCGCTTTAATTTACAGCCGCAATACATTAGTTGTTGATTTCTTTTTGAAGTTGGGGTTTCCGGTGTTGTGGGAATGGCACGAACCTATTGATTCTAATTCTGCTTATTGTAAGTTTTTAAAGGCTGAAAATTTAGTGGGAGTGGTGACAACGCTACCGCAAATTGCAGAGACTTTTTTTTTGCAAGGGTACGATCGCGCGCAACTTTTGATTGCTCCAAACGCGGCTGATATTAATAATATCCTACCCCATCAAACCAAAGAATCTGCTCGTTCCCAGCTTTCTTTATCGACAGAGAGAAAAATTATTTTATACTCCGGAAGCCTTTACGATTACAAGGGAATTCCAACAATTTTGGATGTGGCTAGAATGATGCCGGAGTGTGAATTTATTTTAGTTGGCGGACGAGAAGAAACGGTGAGAAAAATTGAAGAAAAGGGAATTAAAAATGTTTGTTTAACGGGTCATGTCAAACAATCAAAACTCTCTTCTTATTTGTATGCGGCGGATGTTTTATTGTTACCCACCAGTCAATCCTGGGAGTTGGCAGATTTCACTTGTCCCTTGAAGTTATTCGATTATATGGCGAGTCAACGTCCAATTGTTGCTTCGGCACTGCCAACGATTATGACGGTTGTGAGGGATGGCGAGAATGCACTGCTGGCAGAACCCGATAATCCTGTTGCATTTCGGGACGCGATCGCGCGATTATTAGAAAATCTCCCATTGAGCCGGGACATTGCCGATCGCGCGTTCCAAGAAGTACAACAATTAACCTGGGACAATCGTGCAGAACAAATCATTCAATTTATTCAACAACGGTTGAACGCCATGCAATTTGAACCAAAAACGGCAATGGAGTATTGGAAAAATTATATTCAAATGGCAATTGACGCTTAA
- a CDS encoding carbonic anhydrase produces MEKLIKGLRQFQSNYFDTHHELFEQLAHGQKPRVLFITCSDSRVDPNLITNAKVGELFVIRNAGNMIPPYGATNGGEGAALEYAVQALGIDQIIVCGHSNCGAMKGLLKLDKLREEMPLVYDWLLQAEATRRLVKENYSTLSGEELLNITIAENVLTQIENLRTYPVIHSKIRQGKLSLNAWVYQIDTGSVFAYDATRHEYVAPASPLQPLDPEELLPPSPGHPASWLSPEQADRIYRGSSTY; encoded by the coding sequence ATGGAAAAACTAATCAAAGGTCTGCGACAATTCCAATCGAACTACTTCGACACTCACCACGAACTCTTCGAACAACTCGCTCACGGTCAAAAACCAAGAGTCTTATTTATCACCTGTTCTGATTCGAGAGTGGATCCCAACTTAATCACCAACGCTAAAGTGGGCGAACTTTTTGTCATCCGCAATGCAGGAAATATGATCCCTCCCTACGGCGCAACCAACGGCGGTGAAGGCGCAGCCCTTGAATATGCGGTACAGGCATTAGGCATCGATCAAATCATCGTCTGCGGTCACTCTAACTGTGGGGCGATGAAAGGATTGCTCAAATTAGATAAATTAAGAGAAGAAATGCCCCTGGTGTACGATTGGCTTTTGCAAGCCGAAGCGACGCGGCGATTGGTTAAAGAGAATTATTCAACCCTCTCTGGCGAAGAACTTTTGAACATTACGATTGCAGAAAATGTTCTCACCCAAATTGAAAATTTACGAACCTACCCCGTCATTCACTCCAAAATTCGCCAAGGCAAACTCTCCCTCAATGCCTGGGTGTACCAAATTGATACGGGATCTGTTTTCGCCTACGATGCTACACGCCACGAGTATGTCGCCCCAGCCAGTCCCTTGCAACCCCTAGACCCGGAAGAATTACTTCCTCCCTCTCCCGGACATCCTGCCAGTTGGCTGTCTCCCGAACAAGCAGACCGCATTTATCGCGGTTCGAGTACCTATTAA
- a CDS encoding Uma2 family endonuclease, which produces MTQSLNPTAVPPAFPDHTQLPDSDGTFVKNFLAHPQSILLTDSLETTLQALHPDGQYAIGQDCGIYWRETDPPERGAEAPDWFYVPNVPPLFDGEIRRSYVLWREYIVPLIAIEFASGNGSEERDNTPLSRLPEGGNQKPGKFWVYEQIIRIPYYAIYTIKTSELEVYNWVNTRYRRLEPNDRGHYPIDLMGVELGIWEGSYQNQTQRWLRWWDNQGNLLLTGSERATLERQRADREQQQKERLAAYLRSQGIDPDLI; this is translated from the coding sequence ATGACCCAGAGTCTCAACCCAACAGCCGTCCCCCCTGCTTTTCCCGACCACACGCAACTTCCCGATTCTGACGGCACGTTTGTGAAGAACTTTCTAGCGCATCCCCAGAGCATCCTGCTCACCGATTCTCTCGAAACTACTCTACAGGCTCTTCATCCTGACGGACAGTACGCGATCGGGCAAGATTGCGGCATTTACTGGCGAGAAACCGACCCCCCAGAACGCGGTGCAGAAGCGCCTGACTGGTTCTACGTTCCCAACGTACCACCTCTCTTTGATGGGGAAATTCGCCGTTCCTACGTGCTGTGGCGCGAGTATATCGTGCCATTAATCGCGATCGAGTTTGCCAGTGGCAATGGTTCTGAGGAACGAGACAATACTCCCTTATCTCGTTTACCAGAAGGGGGAAACCAGAAACCGGGAAAGTTTTGGGTTTACGAGCAAATTATTCGGATTCCTTACTATGCAATTTACACCATCAAAACGAGCGAATTAGAAGTCTATAACTGGGTGAATACGCGCTATCGCCGCTTGGAACCCAACGATCGCGGACATTATCCCATTGACCTGATGGGAGTTGAGTTAGGGATTTGGGAAGGAAGCTATCAAAACCAGACACAGCGATGGTTGCGCTGGTGGGATAATCAGGGAAATTTATTGCTAACGGGGAGCGAACGAGCTACATTAGAACGCCAACGTGCCGATCGCGAACAACAACAAAAAGAGAGATTGGCAGCATATTTGCGCTCTCAGGGAATCGATCCCGATCTCATTTAA
- a CDS encoding ExbD/TolR family protein gives MRFRNRQTSSVPEVNLVPMMDVLMSVLTFFIITSMTLTGQRLGNINLPNAGSGGGAIQEKVQPLVVGLDKEGAILIDNQAISEAELAEEMQAYLAEKPDGKIVVKADRVLAYKDITQLLKKMAAIGGDRVSLAIQK, from the coding sequence ATGCGCTTTAGAAACCGCCAAACCTCCTCCGTTCCCGAAGTCAATCTCGTCCCGATGATGGACGTGTTAATGTCTGTACTCACTTTTTTTATTATTACTTCAATGACGCTCACGGGTCAGCGTTTAGGTAATATCAATCTTCCTAATGCGGGGAGTGGCGGCGGCGCGATTCAAGAGAAGGTACAACCTTTGGTGGTGGGATTGGATAAAGAAGGGGCTATTTTAATAGACAATCAGGCGATAAGCGAGGCGGAACTTGCTGAAGAAATGCAAGCTTATCTTGCTGAAAAACCAGACGGAAAGATTGTGGTTAAAGCCGATCGCGTGCTAGCTTATAAGGATATTACTCAATTGCTCAAAAAAATGGCGGCGATTGGAGGCGATCGCGTGTCCCTTGCCATACAAAAATAA
- the tftA gene encoding hormogonium tapered terminus morphoprotein TftA has product MGRIFISAGHGGLESGKRDPGAIAGGTTEAQQMILLRDQIVPDLRSRGYEVLSVPDDLSLRQSIDWINARDRQGDVAIEIHADSFSNPSARGASAFYIAGNSTRKKHAEMILLALLRRLPQLPSRGAKADTDTGVGSLGFCRQVAVPSLLLEVGFLSNPDDRSLLLNRRKDIAQGIADGLEAWVREVSGLGPVETTYPIINIRLNNQSYDEQGILVNGNSYIPIDLVDRLGIDLTQDENVRLLQYRGIVYVKAVDLRNKNVSIGWDNPARAVVLRSITNVCPGVFDRIMGHGNTSEVQLQVFLKNNHENALNAFPNLPKLYRQEAALEGVNYDIAFCQMCLDTSFLRFGSSIKSSQNNFANLGTIGGGAEGASFPSSQIGVRAHIQHLKAYASLEPLVQEVVDPRFRFVTRGIAPLVGQLSGRWSSDPQYGEKILAILRRLYESASLL; this is encoded by the coding sequence ATGGGTAGAATTTTCATCTCGGCAGGTCATGGTGGGCTTGAAAGCGGCAAGCGCGATCCTGGAGCTATTGCTGGGGGGACAACAGAAGCACAGCAGATGATTTTGTTGCGCGACCAAATCGTTCCCGATTTACGATCGCGCGGCTACGAAGTTCTCTCTGTCCCCGACGATCTCAGTCTGCGGCAAAGCATCGATTGGATTAATGCGCGAGATCGTCAAGGCGATGTCGCCATCGAAATTCACGCCGACTCCTTTTCCAACCCTAGTGCCAGAGGAGCCAGCGCCTTCTATATTGCCGGGAATAGTACGCGGAAAAAACACGCAGAAATGATTCTCCTCGCACTGCTGCGTCGCCTTCCCCAACTTCCCAGTCGCGGAGCAAAAGCGGACACGGACACCGGAGTGGGAAGTCTCGGTTTTTGTCGCCAGGTTGCCGTCCCGTCCCTCCTGCTCGAAGTTGGCTTCCTTTCTAACCCCGACGATCGTTCCCTGCTGCTCAACCGCCGCAAAGACATCGCTCAAGGCATTGCCGACGGACTTGAAGCCTGGGTGAGAGAAGTCTCAGGACTCGGCCCGGTCGAAACTACCTATCCCATCATTAATATTCGCCTCAACAACCAGTCCTACGACGAACAAGGCATCCTCGTTAACGGCAACTCCTATATTCCCATCGATCTTGTCGATCGTTTGGGCATTGACCTCACCCAAGACGAGAACGTGCGCCTCTTGCAATATCGCGGCATCGTCTACGTCAAAGCGGTCGATCTTCGCAATAAAAACGTTTCAATTGGTTGGGATAACCCCGCTCGTGCTGTTGTCCTCCGTTCCATTACCAATGTTTGTCCCGGCGTATTCGACCGCATTATGGGTCACGGCAACACCTCTGAAGTCCAACTCCAGGTATTCCTCAAAAATAATCACGAGAATGCCCTCAACGCTTTCCCCAATTTGCCCAAATTGTATCGGCAAGAAGCGGCTCTCGAAGGTGTGAACTACGATATTGCCTTCTGTCAAATGTGTCTCGATACGTCTTTCCTCCGTTTTGGCAGTTCGATCAAATCTTCCCAAAATAACTTTGCTAATTTAGGAACCATTGGCGGGGGGGCAGAAGGCGCAAGCTTTCCCAGTTCGCAAATCGGAGTCAGAGCGCACATCCAGCACCTCAAAGCTTACGCGAGTTTAGAACCCCTCGTTCAAGAGGTCGTCGATCCTCGCTTTCGGTTCGTCACGCGGGGAATTGCACCGCTTGTGGGTCAATTGAGTGGTCGTTGGTCTTCAGACCCCCAGTACGGCGAAAAAATCCTTGCCATTCTTCGCCGCCTCTACGAATCTGCAAGCCTCTTGTAG
- a CDS encoding sucrase ferredoxin — MSHFFCANLSRESGEDIIGSAPGHSIYIAIECPQPWSAKALESKGIPDNLRALAEKVKQSKQSVRFLLINSSRTEPSSGTKVILCRKKEGLADGYTKREFEANEIEKVAPILEEYLAGEESGADWVESFSKDILVCTHGSHDKCCAKYGYPFFREARAIASEMDLRNVRVWEASHIGGHRFAPTFLSLPDGRYYGAVDTESFKSILLRKGDIHCFNRVYRGWGLLPMPIQVLERELILQKGWEWFNYKVYCNVLAETYNRTLTKVELFCKPPNETPLVYRANIVLDESRTLHFKGSCNSDKESTYFKFAVENLHLVEMSPVLDAVG; from the coding sequence ATGAGTCATTTTTTCTGTGCCAATTTATCCCGCGAGTCGGGAGAAGATATTATCGGAAGCGCGCCGGGACACTCCATTTATATCGCGATCGAATGCCCGCAACCCTGGTCGGCCAAAGCTTTAGAATCAAAGGGAATTCCCGATAATTTGCGCGCATTGGCAGAAAAAGTCAAGCAGTCCAAACAATCAGTTCGCTTCCTCCTTATCAACTCCAGCCGTACAGAACCGAGTTCCGGGACAAAAGTTATCCTGTGCCGAAAAAAGGAAGGACTCGCCGACGGATACACCAAGCGGGAATTTGAGGCGAACGAGATTGAGAAAGTTGCACCGATTTTAGAGGAATATTTAGCAGGTGAAGAGAGCGGTGCAGATTGGGTTGAGAGTTTTAGTAAAGACATTTTAGTTTGTACCCACGGCAGCCACGATAAATGCTGTGCCAAGTATGGTTATCCCTTTTTCCGGGAAGCGCGCGCGATCGCGTCCGAAATGGACTTAAGAAACGTTCGGGTGTGGGAAGCCAGTCACATCGGCGGACATCGCTTTGCTCCCACCTTCTTGAGCTTACCCGACGGCAGATATTACGGTGCAGTGGACACAGAATCCTTCAAATCGATCCTGTTGCGCAAAGGAGACATTCATTGTTTCAACCGCGTGTATCGAGGCTGGGGACTGCTCCCAATGCCCATTCAAGTATTGGAGAGAGAACTAATCCTACAAAAAGGCTGGGAGTGGTTTAACTACAAAGTGTATTGCAACGTCCTTGCCGAAACCTACAATCGCACCCTCACCAAAGTTGAATTGTTCTGCAAACCTCCCAACGAAACGCCTTTGGTTTATAGAGCCAATATCGTTCTCGATGAAAGTCGAACGTTGCACTTCAAAGGCTCTTGTAACAGCGACAAAGAATCAACCTACTTCAAATTTGCCGTTGAAAACCTCCATCTTGTTGAAATGAGTCCGGTATTAGATGCTGTCGGCTAA
- a CDS encoding MotA/TolQ/ExbB proton channel family protein → MTRLYDLFLDGGPVMWPLLGLSVFTLTVALERTWFWIRLLSQEDRIVSDVLSATRRDLQEAEKIAQHARFLPIGRFLLAPLQLTHPTPETFRLAMEAAGDKEFVQMRKGDKFLETVVAVAPLLGLLGTVTGLIATFNSLDIGGGGTSESASKAAAGIGEALLTTAAGMIVAILALLVFRIFVTLQAQQMDYFSEVGSELELIYRQVWYEPTLERQTPSTINESDAL, encoded by the coding sequence ATGACTCGTCTTTACGATCTTTTCCTTGACGGCGGCCCGGTCATGTGGCCTTTGCTCGGTTTATCTGTCTTTACCCTAACAGTAGCCCTGGAACGAACTTGGTTCTGGATACGACTCTTGAGTCAGGAAGATCGTATTGTCAGCGATGTCCTCAGTGCAACTCGCCGCGACCTTCAGGAAGCTGAAAAAATCGCCCAGCACGCCCGTTTTTTACCCATTGGTCGCTTTCTCCTCGCTCCTTTGCAACTTACCCATCCCACGCCAGAAACTTTTCGCCTTGCAATGGAAGCGGCGGGAGATAAAGAGTTTGTACAAATGCGCAAAGGAGACAAATTTTTAGAAACCGTTGTTGCAGTTGCGCCGCTATTGGGTCTTCTGGGAACTGTGACAGGTTTAATTGCAACCTTCAATAGCCTCGACATTGGCGGCGGCGGAACCTCAGAAAGTGCTTCAAAAGCAGCAGCAGGGATTGGTGAGGCATTATTGACAACGGCGGCAGGCATGATTGTGGCAATTCTTGCATTGCTGGTATTTCGGATATTCGTAACGCTACAAGCGCAACAAATGGATTATTTTTCGGAAGTGGGAAGCGAACTAGAATTAATCTATCGTCAAGTGTGGTATGAACCTACTTTAGAGCGACAAACCCCATCCACAATAAACGAGAGTGATGCGCTTTAG
- a CDS encoding tetratricopeptide repeat protein translates to MGEQFQDNNRSNRDSLEEKGIKTGLRVHLDESQKPTIPMSPSTEAEQQLTQGIQARKARKFDIAKEYFEQALISYQFLDNQPKIARIYCFLGLTLYSLGDYQQAIQYNQQSLAIAGTINNPRLMGQVLGNLGNAYRHLGDYDRAIEYQQQSLEIAQQQEDSAAQMAAWNNLGLAHKARGDGEDALDCQKHSFALAKSLRDRETMVQILKNLGNACYALGDYRQAIEYYEERLLLAQEQGNQRMQGQILRNLVNACYTLGDYQCAIVYSEQRLANARLIADYRAEEQALSSLGNAYEAIGNYPQAVHCYEQRLNVARAISDERVEKQTLDNLRITCYALGDYAKILQYQEVLD, encoded by the coding sequence GTGGGCGAACAATTTCAAGATAACAATCGTAGCAACCGCGACTCTCTTGAAGAAAAAGGCATAAAAACTGGTTTACGGGTGCATCTTGACGAATCCCAAAAACCAACAATACCGATGTCGCCATCCACCGAAGCAGAACAACAACTGACCCAAGGAATTCAAGCACGAAAAGCAAGAAAATTTGATATAGCAAAAGAATATTTCGAGCAAGCGCTGATTTCCTATCAATTCCTGGATAATCAACCCAAAATTGCCAGGATTTATTGTTTTTTAGGGTTAACTCTTTATAGCTTGGGAGATTACCAACAAGCCATCCAGTATAACCAACAGAGTCTCGCGATCGCGGGAACCATAAATAACCCTCGCCTGATGGGACAGGTACTCGGAAATCTGGGCAATGCGTACCGCCACTTGGGGGATTACGATCGCGCAATAGAATACCAACAACAAAGCTTAGAAATCGCCCAACAACAAGAAGACAGTGCGGCACAAATGGCAGCTTGGAATAATCTTGGGTTAGCCCACAAAGCGCGAGGAGACGGCGAAGACGCTCTAGACTGTCAAAAGCACAGTTTTGCCCTAGCCAAATCCCTGCGCGATCGCGAAACAATGGTACAAATCCTCAAAAATCTAGGCAATGCCTGTTACGCCTTGGGAGACTACAGACAAGCCATTGAATATTATGAAGAACGCTTGCTTCTCGCTCAAGAACAAGGCAACCAGCGAATGCAAGGACAAATCCTAAGAAACTTAGTCAATGCCTGTTACACCCTAGGAGATTACCAGTGCGCGATCGTCTACAGCGAACAGCGATTGGCAAATGCCCGTCTCATCGCCGACTATCGTGCAGAAGAACAAGCCCTCAGCAGCCTAGGAAATGCCTACGAAGCCATCGGAAACTATCCCCAAGCCGTACATTGCTACGAACAGCGTTTGAACGTTGCTCGCGCGATCTCAGACGAACGTGTTGAAAAGCAAACCCTCGATAACTTACGCATTACTTGTTATGCCCTAGGCGACTATGCCAAAATCCTGCAATACCAAGAAGTCTTAGATTGA
- the carB gene encoding carbamoyl-phosphate synthase large subunit produces MPRREDLHKILLLGSGPIVIGQACEFDYSGTQACKALREEGYEVVLVNSNPATIMTDPETADRTYIEPLTPEIVEKVIEKERPDALLPTMGGQTALNVAVALAKNGVLEKYNVELIGAKLPAIEKAEDRLLFKEAMGRIGVGVCPSGIANNLEEAKTIAQEIGSYPLIIRPAFTMGGTGGGIAYNQEEYEEMAQIGIDASPVSQILVERSLLGWKEYELEVMRDLADNVVIICSIENLDPMGIHTGDSITVAPAQTLTDKEYQRLRDASIAIIREIGVETGGSNIQFAVNPSNGEVIVIEMNPRVSRSSALASKATGFPIAKFAAKLAVGYTLNEISNDITQKTPASFEPTIDYVVTKIPRFAFEKFPGSKPILTTQMKSVGEAMAIGRTFCESFQKALRSLETGRYGFGCDRAEQLPSLQQVRASLRTPNPDRIFSVYHAFKLGMSVENIHELTAIDPWFLDKLSQLLETEKFLKRTPLKEINAEHLRAIKQDGFSDRQIAFATHTTEDEVREYRKSLGVVPVYKVVDTCAAEFEAYTPYYYSTYEPDESEVTQTDKPKVMILGGGPNRIGQGIEFDYCCCHAAYALSDEGYETIMVNSNPETVSTDYDTSDRLYFEPLTKEDVLNIIEAENPQGIIIQFGGQTPLKLAVPLQDYLNNSDDKTTKIWGTSPDSIDIAEDRERFEKILRELDIKQPPNGIARSYEGALGVANRIGYPVVVRPSYVLGGRAMEIVYSDADLERYMTFAVQVEPDHPILIDKFLENAVEVDVDAIADRTGKVTVGGIMEHIEQAGIHSGDSACSIPYTSLSSASLDTIRTWTVQLAQALKVIGLMNIQFAVQGDTVYILEANPRASRTIPYVSKATGVSLAKMASKVMAGQTLDSLGVTKEIVPKHVAVKEAVLPFNKFPGTDTLLGPEMRSTGEVMGIDRDFGKAFAKAELAAGEQLPLSGSVFVSMSDRDKQTVVPVIRDFIDLGFKIIATEGTQQVLLNNDIEAELILKLHQGRPHVLDAIKNEEIQLVINTPSGQEAHEDGRLIRRSCLTYKIPIITTIAGAKATAAAIRSLQSHPMEVKALQNYLTEL; encoded by the coding sequence ATGCCTCGCCGCGAAGATCTGCACAAAATCTTGCTCCTCGGTTCTGGTCCTATCGTCATCGGACAAGCCTGTGAATTTGACTATTCTGGCACGCAAGCCTGTAAAGCCCTGCGAGAAGAAGGCTACGAAGTCGTCCTCGTAAACTCAAATCCCGCGACGATCATGACCGATCCTGAAACCGCAGATCGGACATACATCGAACCCCTAACGCCGGAAATAGTCGAAAAGGTGATTGAAAAAGAACGCCCCGACGCACTTCTGCCCACAATGGGGGGACAAACCGCCCTCAACGTCGCGGTTGCCCTCGCTAAAAATGGGGTTTTAGAGAAATACAATGTGGAACTGATCGGGGCAAAATTACCCGCCATTGAAAAAGCAGAAGATCGCCTTCTTTTCAAAGAAGCAATGGGACGGATTGGCGTAGGGGTTTGTCCTTCAGGAATTGCCAATAATTTAGAAGAAGCCAAAACAATTGCCCAGGAAATCGGTTCTTACCCATTAATCATCCGCCCTGCTTTTACAATGGGCGGAACTGGAGGGGGAATCGCCTACAACCAAGAAGAATACGAAGAAATGGCGCAAATCGGGATCGATGCGTCCCCCGTATCGCAAATTCTAGTGGAGCGATCGCTATTAGGCTGGAAAGAATACGAATTAGAGGTAATGCGCGATCTTGCCGATAACGTCGTCATTATTTGCAGCATTGAAAACCTCGATCCAATGGGCATTCACACCGGAGACTCGATTACCGTTGCCCCCGCCCAAACTCTCACCGACAAAGAATATCAACGCTTGCGAGATGCCTCTATTGCGATTATCCGCGAAATTGGCGTAGAAACTGGAGGCTCAAATATTCAGTTTGCGGTCAATCCAAGCAACGGGGAAGTTATTGTCATTGAGATGAATCCCCGCGTTTCTCGTTCTTCCGCCCTCGCATCAAAAGCGACAGGATTTCCCATCGCCAAATTTGCCGCAAAACTCGCTGTGGGTTATACCCTCAACGAAATTTCCAACGACATTACCCAAAAAACCCCGGCATCCTTTGAACCGACAATCGATTACGTCGTCACAAAAATTCCCCGCTTTGCCTTTGAAAAATTCCCCGGTTCCAAACCTATCCTGACTACCCAAATGAAATCAGTCGGGGAAGCGATGGCAATTGGGCGCACCTTTTGCGAATCGTTTCAAAAAGCCCTGCGTTCTCTCGAAACCGGGCGATATGGGTTTGGTTGCGATCGCGCGGAACAACTTCCCTCTCTCCAACAGGTTCGCGCATCCTTGCGTACCCCCAACCCCGATCGCATTTTCAGCGTGTACCACGCCTTTAAATTGGGGATGTCTGTGGAGAATATTCACGAACTAACCGCGATCGATCCTTGGTTTCTCGATAAATTGAGCCAATTGCTCGAAACCGAGAAGTTCCTCAAACGCACGCCCCTCAAGGAGATTAACGCAGAACACCTGCGCGCCATCAAGCAAGACGGGTTTAGCGATCGCCAAATCGCCTTCGCCACCCACACAACAGAAGACGAAGTGCGAGAATATCGCAAATCTCTCGGCGTGGTTCCCGTTTACAAGGTGGTAGATACCTGTGCGGCGGAATTTGAAGCCTATACCCCCTACTACTATTCCACCTACGAACCCGACGAATCAGAAGTCACCCAAACCGATAAACCCAAAGTGATGATTTTGGGGGGAGGGCCCAACCGCATCGGACAGGGGATTGAATTCGACTACTGTTGCTGTCATGCAGCATACGCCTTGAGTGACGAAGGCTACGAGACGATTATGGTCAACTCCAATCCAGAAACAGTTTCCACTGACTACGATACGAGCGATCGCCTCTATTTTGAACCCCTCACCAAAGAAGACGTTCTCAACATCATTGAGGCGGAAAATCCCCAAGGCATTATTATCCAATTCGGCGGACAAACCCCTTTGAAATTGGCGGTTCCCCTTCAGGACTATCTCAATAACTCCGACGATAAAACTACAAAAATTTGGGGAACGTCCCCGGATTCTATCGATATTGCCGAAGATCGAGAACGGTTTGAAAAAATTCTCCGAGAATTGGACATCAAACAACCGCCTAATGGGATTGCCAGGAGTTATGAAGGGGCCCTAGGAGTTGCCAATCGCATTGGCTATCCCGTTGTCGTGCGTCCTTCCTATGTTTTGGGCGGTCGGGCAATGGAAATTGTCTATTCCGATGCAGACCTCGAACGGTACATGACCTTTGCGGTGCAAGTGGAACCCGACCATCCGATTTTGATCGATAAATTCCTAGAGAATGCGGTAGAAGTGGATGTGGACGCGATCGCGGATCGTACCGGAAAAGTGACCGTGGGCGGCATTATGGAACACATCGAACAAGCGGGCATTCACTCCGGCGATTCTGCCTGTTCCATCCCCTACACTTCCCTTTCCTCCGCCTCCCTAGACACCATTCGCACCTGGACGGTACAGTTAGCGCAAGCCTTGAAAGTCATTGGATTAATGAACATCCAATTTGCCGTACAAGGGGACACGGTTTACATCCTCGAAGCCAACCCCCGCGCCTCCAGAACCATTCCTTACGTCTCCAAAGCAACAGGCGTATCCCTCGCGAAAATGGCATCCAAAGTCATGGCGGGACAAACCCTCGACTCCCTCGGCGTGACAAAAGAGATCGTTCCAAAACACGTTGCGGTGAAAGAGGCGGTTTTGCCTTTCAATAAGTTTCCCGGAACCGACACTCTCCTGGGCCCTGAAATGCGTTCTACAGGCGAAGTAATGGGCATCGATCGCGATTTTGGCAAAGCCTTCGCCAAAGCAGAACTTGCCGCAGGGGAGCAATTACCCTTGTCTGGAAGCGTCTTTGTTTCCATGAGCGATCGCGACAAACAAACCGTCGTTCCTGTTATCCGCGACTTTATCGACCTCGGTTTTAAAATCATCGCCACCGAAGGCACGCAGCAAGTTTTGCTCAACAATGACATAGAAGCGGAATTGATCTTAAAACTCCATCAAGGTCGCCCTCACGTCCTCGATGCCATCAAAAATGAGGAAATCCAACTGGTCATCAACACTCCCTCCGGACAGGAAGCCCACGAAGACGGACGCTTGATTCGTCGCAGTTGTTTGACCTACAAAATCCCCATTATTACAACCATTGCTGGAGCAAAAGCAACGGCGGCGGCGATTCGTTCCTTACAGTCTCATCCAATGGAGGTCAAGGCGTTGCAAAACTATCTCACGGAACTTTAG